In Planktothrix tepida PCC 9214, the genomic window CAATATCTTCCAAACCATTCAAGCCTTTATTTTATCGCGGGAACCCCTGCCTGAAAACCTGCAAAAAATTGTGGAAGAATCCAATAAAACCGCTAAATTGGCGACGGCGGAAGGGGAAGAACGAGAAGCGTTACCCTTTGAGCCGAGACGTTCTAAGAAAAAGGCGCAATCCTAGCAATGAACAACAGCGATATACAACAGGGTCAAGAGTGGTTGGAGGAATTGCTCAAATTAGGGGGCGTTCCTTCCACCGTCAAACCGAGTTTAGAGGCAGACTCCTGTTGGTTAACGATAGATGAAGTCAATCTCACCCCCGAACAAGTGGCTATTTTGGTGGGCCAGGATGGGGAAGTTTTAGATGCGATTCAATATTTACTTAACGCCATTCACAACCTAGGCAAAGAGGACGAAGAACGCACCTCTTACACCGTAGAACTGAACGGATATCGAATTCGACGTCATTTAGAACTACGGGCTTTAGCTGATCATGCCGCGAATCGTGTCCGTCAAACGGGCGGGGAAGTGGAAATTAAGTCCCTTTCCTCGGTCGAACGGCGTCTGATTCATCATTTTCTCGAAGAAAGCGATGATTTAGAAACCTATAGTCGGGGACAAGATCCCGACCGTCGTTTGGTGATTAAAATAAAGGGCTAGACGAGGACTTCTTGTTTAGCCTTGTTTATTGTTGGAGGGTTTGAAAGTAATTATGGACTCTATCTATATCCCTCA contains:
- a CDS encoding Jag family protein, yielding MNNSDIQQGQEWLEELLKLGGVPSTVKPSLEADSCWLTIDEVNLTPEQVAILVGQDGEVLDAIQYLLNAIHNLGKEDEERTSYTVELNGYRIRRHLELRALADHAANRVRQTGGEVEIKSLSSVERRLIHHFLEESDDLETYSRGQDPDRRLVIKIKG